One region of Natronorubrum aibiense genomic DNA includes:
- a CDS encoding V-type ATP synthase subunit E, giving the protein MSLDTVVEDIREEAHARAEDIRAEGEARAEEIESAAEEDAEEIVANAADEVEREIEQLREQRLSSAKLEAKQKRLEARRDVLGDVHEQVEAELAALEGDTRKELTRTLLEAASEEFDEGDDVSVYGRADDEDLLTDLLEEYDGYEFAGEYDCLGGVVVESEQSRLRVNNTFDSVLEDVWEENLRTISNQLFEQ; this is encoded by the coding sequence ATGAGTTTGGACACAGTCGTAGAAGACATTCGAGAAGAGGCCCACGCGCGTGCGGAGGACATCCGTGCTGAGGGCGAAGCGCGCGCCGAAGAGATCGAATCGGCCGCCGAGGAGGACGCCGAGGAGATCGTCGCCAACGCAGCGGACGAGGTCGAACGCGAGATCGAGCAGCTGCGTGAACAGCGCCTCTCCAGTGCAAAGCTGGAGGCGAAACAGAAGCGTCTGGAGGCCCGCCGTGACGTCCTCGGTGACGTCCACGAGCAGGTCGAGGCCGAACTCGCCGCCCTCGAGGGAGACACCCGCAAAGAGCTGACGCGGACACTGCTCGAGGCTGCAAGCGAGGAGTTCGACGAGGGTGACGACGTCAGCGTCTACGGTCGTGCCGACGACGAGGACCTCCTCACGGACCTCCTCGAGGAGTACGACGGCTACGAGTTCGCCGGCGAGTACGACTGTCTCGGTGGCGTCGTCGTCGAGAGCGAACAGTCCCGGCTCCGAGTGAACAACACGTTCGACTCGGTGCTCGAGGACGTCTGGGAAGAGAACCTCCGGACGATCAGCAACCAACTCTTCGAGCAATGA